One segment of Geomonas ferrireducens DNA contains the following:
- the murB gene encoding UDP-N-acetylmuramate dehydrogenase — MTWSRADLERVAERVRGGALWDEPMSRHSSLRVGGPADLFLEPADQDDLKTAVEALQGLGIPSMVVGGGYNLLVRDGGIRGCVISLKRLDTMTQMPGARLDAGAGVTNQALTRFAAENCLGGIEFLCGIPGSFGGALTMNAGAHGSETFLRVEYLTTMRGGEVLVRKGSEVRYGYRFLKLEPGEIVLGARLRLEPEERRLIEARMQEYNAKRGGQRVGFPNAGSFFKNPPGESAWRLIDQAGLRGKTVGGAQVSEVHTNFLVNRGDARAADFLTLAAFIKHRVKEESGVELEEEVRIVGEG; from the coding sequence GTGACCTGGTCGCGCGCCGATCTGGAGCGGGTGGCGGAAAGGGTCCGAGGCGGCGCCCTGTGGGACGAGCCGATGTCCCGCCACAGCTCGCTCAGGGTGGGCGGACCGGCCGACCTCTTCCTAGAGCCCGCCGATCAGGATGATCTGAAAACGGCAGTGGAGGCGCTCCAGGGACTTGGGATCCCTTCCATGGTGGTTGGCGGCGGTTACAACCTGCTCGTGCGCGACGGGGGCATAAGGGGGTGTGTCATCTCCCTGAAACGCCTCGACACCATGACCCAGATGCCCGGAGCCCGACTCGATGCGGGTGCCGGCGTCACCAACCAGGCCCTTACCCGCTTCGCTGCGGAGAACTGCCTGGGAGGAATCGAGTTTCTTTGCGGCATCCCCGGGAGTTTCGGCGGTGCGCTCACCATGAACGCCGGTGCACACGGCAGCGAGACCTTCCTGCGGGTCGAGTACCTGACCACGATGCGCGGCGGCGAGGTCCTGGTGAGAAAAGGGAGCGAGGTGAGGTACGGCTACCGCTTCCTGAAGCTGGAGCCGGGTGAGATCGTCCTCGGGGCGAGGCTCAGGCTGGAGCCGGAAGAGCGCCGCCTGATCGAGGCCCGCATGCAGGAGTACAACGCGAAGCGCGGCGGACAGCGCGTCGGCTTTCCCAACGCGGGCTCCTTCTTCAAGAACCCTCCCGGCGAAAGCGCCTGGCGTCTCATCGATCAGGCGGGGCTGCGCGGCAAGACGGTAGGGGGAGCACAGGTCTCCGAAGTACACACGAACTTCCTGGTGAACCGCGGCGACGCCCGGGCCGCCGACTTTCTCACTCTGGCCGCTTTCATAAAGCACCGGGTCAAGGAGGAGAGCGGCGTCGAGCTCGAGGAAGAAGTGAGGATCGTCGGCGAAGGGTAG
- the murG gene encoding undecaprenyldiphospho-muramoylpentapeptide beta-N-acetylglucosaminyltransferase, translating to MRLIIAGGGTGGHLFPGIAVAEEFLSRSPENEVLFVGTERGIEARLLPKLGYKLELISASGMKGMGTVKKLMSAGRLLYGYSQSRKILKEFRPDLVLGVGGYASAPILLAAKGMGIRRFIHEQNAFPGLTNKVLSRVVDGIFISMEEAAGFFPKGITQMTGNPIRKEILWGFQEQREREAGNVFSILVFGGSAGAQRINSAMLEALPFLESVKHKLRITHQTGDKDVARVREGYQGQGVQAQVLSFIDNMSAAYGAADLVICRAGATTIAEVTACGKGCVFIPYPYAADDHQRKNAESLVHKGAGRMIVEEDLSGERLAAEISDLMEHPEKVAELEKNARSLAQLDAAQAIVAAMTGRG from the coding sequence ATGAGGCTGATCATTGCAGGAGGCGGCACCGGGGGGCATCTCTTCCCGGGGATAGCGGTGGCAGAGGAATTCCTCTCCCGCAGTCCGGAGAACGAGGTCCTCTTCGTCGGGACCGAGCGCGGCATCGAGGCGCGCCTTCTGCCGAAGCTAGGCTACAAACTGGAGCTCATCTCCGCAAGCGGCATGAAGGGGATGGGGACCGTCAAGAAGCTCATGAGCGCCGGGCGCCTGCTCTACGGCTACTCGCAGTCCAGAAAGATCCTGAAGGAGTTCCGCCCCGATCTGGTGCTGGGGGTGGGAGGTTACGCGTCGGCCCCGATCCTTCTCGCCGCTAAGGGGATGGGGATCAGGCGTTTCATCCACGAGCAAAACGCGTTTCCGGGGCTCACCAACAAGGTTCTGAGTCGCGTAGTGGACGGCATCTTCATCTCCATGGAGGAGGCGGCCGGGTTCTTCCCGAAGGGGATCACCCAGATGACCGGCAACCCGATCCGCAAGGAGATCCTCTGGGGCTTTCAGGAGCAGCGGGAGCGCGAGGCCGGCAACGTGTTCAGCATCCTCGTTTTCGGCGGCAGCGCGGGAGCGCAGCGGATCAACAGCGCCATGCTGGAGGCGCTTCCCTTCCTCGAGTCGGTGAAGCACAAGCTGCGCATCACGCACCAGACCGGAGACAAGGACGTCGCGCGGGTGCGCGAGGGGTACCAGGGCCAGGGCGTCCAGGCGCAGGTACTCTCCTTCATCGACAACATGTCCGCGGCCTACGGTGCCGCCGACCTGGTCATCTGCCGGGCCGGGGCCACCACCATCGCCGAGGTGACCGCCTGCGGCAAGGGGTGCGTTTTCATCCCATACCCGTACGCAGCCGATGACCACCAGAGGAAGAACGCCGAGTCGCTGGTGCACAAAGGCGCCGGGCGCATGATCGTCGAAGAGGACCTTTCCGGCGAGCGGCTCGCCGCCGAGATAAGCGATCTCATGGAGCACCCGGAAAAGGTGGCCGAGCTGGAGAAGAACGCCCGCTCCCTGGCACAGTTAGACGCCGCCCAGGCGATCGTCGCGGCCATGACGGGGAGAGGCTAG
- the murC gene encoding UDP-N-acetylmuramate--L-alanine ligase: MYGKIERIHFVGIGGIGMSGIAEVLLNLGYKVSGSDLRSSDTTQRLESLGGEIFIGHAAENVAQADVVVISSAVHEDNPEVIEAHLKLIPVIPRAEMLAELMRMKYGIAVAGTHGKTTTTSMVATLLSKGGIDPTMVIGGRLNSLGSNARLGQGQFLVAEADESDGSFLLLSPTIAVVTNIDADHLDFYSGIEEIKDTFVEFINKIPFYGLAVLCLDNGNIADVLPRVKKRFTSYGLSAQADFRATDVRLSGFSTSFVAHHKGVRLGEITYSMPGAHNVLNALASIAVAMELDIPFETIQEGFKAFGGVGRRFSLKGEVNSIKVVDDYGHHPTEIRATLAAAKAGFAENRLVVVFQPHRYSRTKELFEDFVKAFHDADVLILTDIYAAGEAPIEGVTAEALAARVRRHGQKDVTWISDRDKLCTHLEGVLAPGDILLTLGAGNVWQIGEAMLERLKATGDK, translated from the coding sequence GTGTACGGAAAGATAGAGAGGATACATTTCGTCGGCATCGGCGGCATCGGCATGAGCGGCATCGCCGAGGTGCTCTTGAACCTGGGTTACAAGGTCTCCGGCTCCGACCTGAGAAGCTCGGACACGACGCAGCGCCTTGAGAGCCTTGGCGGCGAGATCTTCATCGGCCATGCGGCCGAGAACGTGGCCCAGGCGGACGTCGTGGTCATCTCGAGCGCGGTGCACGAGGACAACCCCGAGGTAATCGAGGCGCACCTCAAACTGATCCCGGTCATCCCCCGCGCGGAGATGCTCGCGGAGCTGATGCGCATGAAGTACGGCATCGCAGTGGCCGGCACCCACGGCAAGACCACCACCACCTCGATGGTGGCGACGCTCCTCTCCAAGGGGGGGATCGACCCGACCATGGTGATCGGCGGCAGGCTCAACTCGCTCGGTAGCAACGCGCGCCTCGGGCAGGGACAGTTCCTGGTCGCCGAGGCGGACGAGTCCGACGGCTCCTTCCTGCTCCTCTCCCCGACCATCGCCGTCGTCACCAACATCGACGCCGATCACCTCGACTTCTACAGCGGCATCGAGGAGATCAAGGACACCTTCGTCGAGTTCATCAACAAGATCCCCTTCTACGGGCTCGCGGTCCTCTGCCTCGATAACGGCAACATCGCCGACGTCCTGCCGCGCGTGAAGAAACGCTTCACGAGCTACGGCCTGTCGGCCCAGGCCGATTTCCGCGCCACCGACGTCCGCCTCTCCGGGTTCTCCACGAGCTTCGTGGCACACCACAAGGGGGTGAGGCTCGGGGAGATCACCTATTCGATGCCCGGCGCGCACAACGTGCTGAACGCGCTCGCATCCATCGCGGTCGCCATGGAACTGGACATCCCGTTCGAGACCATTCAGGAAGGGTTCAAGGCCTTCGGTGGGGTCGGGCGCCGCTTCTCGCTCAAGGGCGAGGTGAACTCAATCAAGGTGGTCGACGACTACGGCCATCACCCGACCGAGATCCGAGCTACGCTCGCCGCGGCCAAGGCAGGCTTTGCGGAGAACCGTCTGGTGGTCGTATTCCAGCCGCACCGCTACTCGCGCACGAAGGAGCTCTTCGAGGACTTCGTCAAGGCGTTCCACGATGCCGACGTCCTGATCCTCACCGACATCTACGCTGCCGGCGAGGCCCCGATAGAGGGGGTGACCGCCGAGGCGCTTGCAGCGCGCGTGAGGCGTCACGGCCAGAAGGACGTCACCTGGATCTCGGATCGCGACAAGCTCTGTACGCACTTGGAAGGCGTCCTCGCACCGGGCGACATTCTGCTCACCTTGGGCGCCGGCAACGTCTGGCAGATAGGTGAGGCGATGCTGGAGCGTCTGAAGGCAACGGGGGACAAGTGA
- a CDS encoding UDP-N-acetylmuramoyl-tripeptide--D-alanyl-D-alanine ligase: MSIFTLYEIAEATGGRLIGEGGMDVSSVSTDSRKVAPGELFVPLVGERFDGHDFINPAAARGVTAFLASEAWLAAHPLPAGCSAVAVKDTLRALGDMAAFHRRRFDLKVVAVTGSNGKTTTKEMLARILAQTGPGLRTEGNLNNLIGLPLTLFRLTGRERWAVVEIGMSEFGEIDRLAEIADPQVGIITNAFPAHLETLGSVEGVAKAKGELFQRLKPGSVAVYNVDDPLVSACPTHLNVTRLTFGLRGAEVSSAEIKSLGKFGESFTLRLPDAELPVTLKAFGRHNIYNALAAAAAAHALGVPGEVICRGLEEFTPYDKRFQLEDVAGVTLIDDSYNANPASMAAALTTLHELAAGGRCAAVLGDMLELGLGTEAAHRELGAKAAAAVERLYLLGELAAEIKKGALEAGLPAERIVHAQSHEEIAGELLSWLEPGDCVLFKGSRGMKMEKVAAAVKQALAPTTQGGHD, from the coding sequence ATGTCGATATTCACGCTGTATGAAATAGCCGAGGCAACCGGCGGCAGGCTGATCGGGGAGGGGGGCATGGACGTCTCCTCCGTCTCCACTGACTCGCGCAAGGTCGCTCCCGGGGAACTGTTCGTGCCGCTCGTAGGAGAGCGCTTCGACGGTCATGACTTCATAAATCCCGCCGCCGCCCGCGGCGTCACCGCTTTCCTCGCCTCCGAGGCGTGGCTTGCCGCCCACCCGCTTCCCGCCGGTTGCAGCGCGGTTGCCGTCAAGGACACCCTGCGCGCCCTGGGCGACATGGCAGCCTTTCACCGGCGCCGCTTTGATCTCAAGGTGGTCGCGGTTACCGGCAGTAACGGCAAGACGACCACCAAGGAGATGCTCGCCCGCATCCTCGCCCAGACCGGCCCTGGCCTTAGGACCGAGGGGAACCTGAACAACCTGATCGGCCTTCCGCTCACCCTGTTCCGCTTGACCGGCCGTGAACGCTGGGCCGTGGTCGAGATCGGCATGAGCGAGTTCGGCGAGATCGACCGCCTGGCCGAGATCGCCGACCCGCAGGTGGGGATCATCACCAACGCCTTCCCCGCGCACCTGGAGACCCTGGGGAGCGTCGAGGGGGTGGCGAAGGCCAAGGGTGAGCTTTTCCAGCGTTTGAAGCCCGGTAGCGTCGCGGTGTACAACGTCGACGATCCCCTCGTCTCTGCCTGCCCGACCCATCTCAACGTCACCCGGCTCACCTTCGGCCTCAGGGGGGCGGAGGTCTCCTCCGCCGAGATCAAGAGCCTCGGGAAGTTTGGGGAAAGCTTCACCCTGAGGCTCCCCGACGCGGAGCTGCCGGTGACCCTGAAGGCCTTCGGTCGCCACAACATCTACAACGCGCTTGCCGCGGCCGCTGCGGCGCACGCGCTCGGCGTCCCGGGCGAGGTGATCTGCCGGGGGCTCGAGGAGTTCACCCCCTACGACAAGCGTTTCCAGCTCGAGGATGTGGCCGGCGTCACCTTGATCGACGACAGCTACAACGCGAACCCCGCCTCCATGGCGGCGGCACTCACCACTCTGCATGAGCTGGCTGCGGGGGGACGGTGCGCCGCAGTGCTGGGCGACATGCTGGAACTTGGGCTCGGCACCGAGGCGGCGCATCGCGAGTTGGGCGCCAAGGCCGCGGCGGCAGTGGAGCGCCTTTATCTGCTGGGCGAGCTTGCCGCCGAGATCAAGAAGGGTGCCCTCGAGGCCGGTCTCCCGGCCGAGCGCATCGTGCATGCGCAAAGCCACGAGGAAATTGCCGGGGAGCTTCTCAGCTGGCTCGAGCCCGGCGACTGCGTCCTTTTCAAGGGGAGCCGCGGTATGAAGATGGAAAAGGTGGCGGCAGCGGTAAAACAGGCGCTGGCACCCACGACGCAAGGGGGGCATGACTGA
- the ftsW gene encoding putative lipid II flippase FtsW, which produces MIVLMMAVILTCFGVVMVYSASSVMAAKRFHDGFFFLKRQSLYALIGFIGMGLAMHVDYHVWKKYAVPLFLGTFVLLLLVFVPGIGGTAKGASRWIRLPGFNFQPSELAKVALIMYMAYSLEKRQDKLKQFAAGFLPYMLILGMFIVVLLAQHDMGAALTMFAVAIMMLFAAGTKVQYILGMGLVALPGVCYLVFTKAYRMRRITAFLDPWQDPTDAGFQIIQSWLALGTGGFFGQGLGEGKQKLFYLPEAHTDFILSVLGEEMGFIGVIVIASMFLLLVQRSIRVAIAAEDSFGRFLAFGISVLLGLEAFINMAVVTGLLPTKGIALPFLSYGGSSLIITLCAVGVLLNVSTRTRGTV; this is translated from the coding sequence ATGATCGTGCTTATGATGGCGGTGATCCTCACCTGTTTCGGTGTGGTCATGGTCTACTCCGCGTCTTCCGTTATGGCGGCCAAGAGGTTTCACGACGGCTTCTTCTTCCTGAAAAGGCAGTCCCTCTACGCGCTGATCGGCTTCATCGGCATGGGGCTCGCCATGCACGTCGACTACCACGTCTGGAAGAAGTACGCCGTGCCGCTCTTTCTCGGCACCTTCGTGCTTCTCCTTCTGGTGTTCGTGCCGGGGATCGGCGGCACCGCCAAGGGTGCGTCGCGCTGGATCCGGCTTCCGGGTTTCAACTTCCAGCCCTCGGAGCTCGCCAAGGTGGCGCTCATCATGTACATGGCGTACTCGCTGGAGAAGCGCCAGGACAAGCTGAAGCAGTTCGCTGCCGGTTTTCTTCCCTACATGCTGATCCTGGGGATGTTCATCGTGGTACTGCTCGCGCAGCACGACATGGGTGCCGCGCTCACCATGTTCGCGGTCGCCATCATGATGCTCTTCGCCGCGGGAACCAAGGTGCAGTACATCCTCGGGATGGGGCTCGTAGCACTTCCCGGCGTCTGCTACCTCGTCTTCACCAAGGCGTACCGGATGCGGCGCATCACCGCCTTTCTCGACCCCTGGCAGGACCCGACCGACGCCGGCTTCCAGATCATCCAGAGCTGGCTCGCCCTCGGCACCGGCGGCTTCTTCGGGCAGGGGCTCGGCGAAGGAAAACAAAAACTCTTCTACCTTCCCGAGGCGCACACCGACTTCATCCTTTCCGTGCTCGGCGAGGAGATGGGGTTCATCGGCGTGATCGTGATCGCGTCGATGTTCCTTTTGCTGGTGCAAAGAAGCATTCGGGTAGCCATCGCCGCCGAAGACAGCTTCGGGCGTTTTCTCGCCTTCGGCATCTCGGTGCTTTTGGGACTTGAGGCGTTCATCAACATGGCAGTCGTTACCGGCCTTCTCCCGACCAAGGGGATTGCGCTGCCGTTTTTAAGTTACGGCGGCAGTTCGCTGATCATCACGCTCTGCGCGGTCGGCGTTCTCCTTAACGTTTCCACCAGGACAAGGGGGACGGTATGA
- the murD gene encoding UDP-N-acetylmuramoyl-L-alanine--D-glutamate ligase translates to MDLKDKKILVVGLAKTGVAVTRFLAEAGAQVTITDMRDDEALKDVLAELADLDLCLELGRHIPYSFLMADLVVVSPGVPMDIKPLEMARAQRRRVVSEVELASWFIKAPMVAITGTNGKTTTTTLTGEIFKGCGFDTFVGGNIGNPLIELAMSGAEVDRVVVELSSFQLEGIESFRPHVAVLLNLTEDHLDRYHSFQEYIDAKLRIFENQGADDYAVLNMDDPLVAACAGKLKAKLFPMSRFHELEEGISYRDGFITFAHNGKVLRFGTEGFRLKGVHNLDNIMAAMASTLLMRCDGDCAYQTVKNFKGLPHRMEFVEEVNGVAYYEDSKGTNVGSVVKSLESFDSGITLIAGGKDKGGSYEPLAKLVSERVSHLVLIGEAKERMKEALGHLTDTRFADTLEEAVDMAHRLTEPGGVVLFSPACSSFDMFKNYEERAERFKAAVRAAKKEESGA, encoded by the coding sequence ATGGATTTAAAGGACAAGAAAATACTGGTGGTAGGTCTCGCGAAGACCGGTGTCGCCGTGACCCGTTTCCTGGCCGAGGCCGGGGCGCAGGTGACCATCACCGACATGCGCGACGACGAGGCCTTGAAAGACGTCCTCGCCGAGCTCGCCGACCTCGATCTTTGCCTGGAGCTCGGGCGTCACATCCCCTACAGCTTCCTGATGGCCGACCTGGTTGTCGTCTCCCCCGGCGTCCCGATGGACATCAAGCCGCTCGAGATGGCACGTGCCCAGAGGCGCCGCGTGGTCTCCGAGGTGGAGCTCGCCTCCTGGTTCATCAAGGCCCCGATGGTCGCCATCACCGGGACCAACGGCAAGACCACCACGACCACGCTGACCGGCGAGATCTTCAAGGGGTGCGGCTTCGACACCTTCGTCGGTGGGAACATCGGCAACCCGCTCATCGAACTTGCCATGAGCGGCGCCGAAGTGGATCGCGTCGTGGTCGAACTCTCCTCCTTCCAACTCGAGGGGATCGAGAGCTTCCGCCCGCACGTCGCCGTCCTTTTGAACCTGACCGAAGACCACCTGGACCGCTATCACAGCTTCCAGGAGTACATCGACGCGAAGCTGCGCATCTTCGAGAACCAGGGCGCCGACGACTATGCCGTCCTGAACATGGACGACCCGCTGGTCGCGGCATGCGCCGGGAAACTGAAGGCGAAACTCTTCCCGATGAGCCGCTTCCACGAACTCGAGGAAGGGATCAGCTACCGCGACGGCTTCATCACCTTCGCCCACAACGGCAAGGTGCTCCGCTTCGGCACCGAAGGGTTCCGCCTGAAGGGTGTGCACAACCTCGACAACATCATGGCGGCCATGGCCTCAACGCTCCTCATGCGCTGCGACGGCGACTGCGCCTACCAGACCGTGAAGAACTTCAAGGGGCTGCCGCACCGCATGGAGTTCGTCGAGGAAGTGAACGGCGTCGCCTACTACGAGGACAGCAAGGGAACCAACGTCGGGAGCGTCGTGAAGTCGCTTGAGAGCTTCGACTCCGGCATCACCCTGATCGCCGGCGGCAAGGACAAGGGAGGCTCCTACGAGCCGCTCGCGAAGCTCGTCTCGGAGCGGGTCAGCCACCTGGTGCTGATCGGCGAGGCGAAGGAGCGTATGAAGGAAGCGCTCGGCCACCTGACCGACACCCGCTTCGCCGATACCCTGGAGGAGGCGGTGGACATGGCGCACAGGCTGACCGAGCCCGGCGGCGTGGTGCTCTTCTCGCCCGCCTGTTCCAGTTTCGACATGTTCAAGAATTACGAGGAGCGCGCCGAACGCTTCAAAGCGGCGGTACGCGCGGCTAAAAAGGAGGAGTCCGGGGCGTGA
- the mraY gene encoding phospho-N-acetylmuramoyl-pentapeptide-transferase, with product MLYHLLYPLATDYKLFNVFKYLTFRTIYAMITALVLSFIVGPWVVRKLEGLQARQVIRTDGPESHLKKQGTPTMGGVLILVCIVVPTLLWADLTNIFIWLTLLILGGYGVLGFVDDYKKVVEKNPKGLSPRQKMFWQVILAGGVGIFLYYLPGFSTEVYFPFFKRLHPELGILYIPFVTLVIVGASNAVNLTDGLDGLAIGPVAINAATYLLFCYIAGNARLSGYLQIPYVPGAGELAVLCGAMVGAGLGFLWYNAYPAEVFMGDVGSLSLGGALGTLAVLTKQEILLVIVGGVFVVEALSVIFQVGSYKYRGKRIFRMAPIHHHFELKGVAEPKIIVRFWIITIILALVAISTLKMR from the coding sequence ATGCTTTACCATCTGCTGTATCCGCTCGCCACGGACTACAAGCTTTTCAACGTTTTTAAATACCTGACCTTCCGCACCATCTACGCCATGATCACCGCGCTGGTGCTTTCCTTCATCGTGGGGCCTTGGGTGGTCAGAAAACTCGAAGGGCTGCAGGCGCGCCAGGTGATCCGCACCGACGGTCCCGAGTCGCACCTGAAGAAGCAGGGGACCCCCACCATGGGCGGGGTGTTGATCCTCGTCTGTATCGTCGTCCCGACGCTGTTGTGGGCCGACCTCACCAACATCTTCATCTGGCTCACCCTGCTGATCCTGGGCGGCTACGGCGTGCTCGGCTTCGTCGACGACTACAAGAAGGTCGTCGAGAAAAACCCGAAAGGGCTGTCGCCGCGCCAGAAGATGTTCTGGCAGGTGATCCTCGCAGGCGGCGTCGGCATCTTCCTCTACTACCTCCCCGGGTTCTCCACCGAAGTCTACTTCCCGTTCTTCAAGAGGCTTCACCCGGAACTGGGCATCCTGTACATCCCTTTCGTCACCCTGGTCATCGTCGGTGCGAGTAATGCGGTGAACCTGACCGACGGACTCGACGGCCTTGCCATCGGTCCAGTCGCAATCAACGCGGCCACCTATCTCCTCTTCTGCTACATCGCGGGTAACGCGCGGCTTTCCGGCTACCTGCAGATCCCGTACGTGCCGGGGGCAGGGGAACTCGCCGTTCTTTGCGGCGCAATGGTAGGCGCGGGGCTTGGCTTCCTTTGGTACAACGCCTATCCCGCCGAGGTCTTCATGGGGGATGTGGGCTCGCTCTCCCTGGGCGGCGCGCTCGGCACCCTGGCCGTCCTCACGAAGCAGGAGATCCTCCTCGTCATCGTCGGGGGGGTCTTCGTGGTAGAGGCGCTGTCGGTCATCTTCCAGGTGGGGTCGTACAAGTACCGCGGCAAGAGGATCTTCCGGATGGCCCCGATACACCACCACTTCGAGCTGAAGGGGGTCGCCGAGCCGAAGATCATCGTCAGGTTCTGGATCATCACCATCATCCTCGCGCTGGTCGCCATCTCGACCCTGAAGATGCGCTAG